The sequence ATAGGCAGCGCACGCGCCAACCGCCGCCGCTGCCAGCAGCGCCCCCTCGATCAGTTTGTGAGGCTCGTTACGCATAATTTCCCGGTCTTTACAGGTGCCCGGTTCGCCTTCATCGGCATTGATCGTCAGGAAAACAGGACGACCCCCGGTTTCCTTGGGCATGAAAGACCACTTCATGCCGGTACCGAAACCGGCGCCGCCACGGCCCCGCAGGCCAGAAGCCTTGACTTCATCAACCAGCCACTCACGACCTTTGGCGATCAACTTCTTGGTGTCTTTCCAGTCTCCGATAGCCTTTGCACCGGCGAGGGAAGTGTCTTTCAAGCCATATAAGTTCTGGAAGATGCGATCAGAATCTTTAAGCATCAGCCCTTCCCCTTACTGTCTTTAAGCGACGTCAATTCGCCTTCGGGTTCACACCCCTTACGTGAATTCTGTGGTCCGGGTGTAGGCGTGCCGCCTGAATGCAGGGTATCGAGAAGAGCCGCCGTCGAGGCTTCATCAAGGTCTTCATAGTAATCGTCGTTGATTTGCATCATCGGCGCGTTGACGCAAGCGCCCAGGCATTCCATTTCAGAGAGACTGAACTTGCCGTCTTCTGTTGTCTCACCAACCTCGATGCCGAGCTTCTTTTTACAGGTCCCCATGACATCGTCAGATCCGCGCAACCAGCAAGGCAGGTTGGTACAGACTTGTAAATGATGCTCGCCGATAGGTGCGAGATTGTACATGGTGTAGAAGGTCGCCACCTCGTAAACCCGCATGGGTGCAAGGCCGACCAGTTCGGCGACATGATCCATAGCGGCGCGTGGCAACCAGCCATCGTGCTGGCGTTGGGCAAGGTCAAGCAACGGCATCACCGCACTGGCCTCGCGGCCATCGGGATACTTGGCGAAAATGCCTTTTAGTTTTTTCTTGTTTCCCGCAGAAAACTCAAAATTCGCCGGTTGCTCTACAGTCGTATTCATCGGTCGATCTCACCAAAAACGATATCCAGGGCGCCAATGTTGGCAACGACATCTGCCAGCATGTGTCCCTTGGAGACTAATTCAAGTGCTTGCAGATGGGCGAAACCGGGGGCCCTGATCTTGCAGCGATAGGGTTTGTTTGAACCATCGGAAACCAGGTAAACACCAAACTCGCCCTTCGGCGCTTCGACCGCCGTGTAAGTATCACCGGCGGGAACGTGATAACCCTCGGTAAACAGTTTGAAGTGATGGATCAGCGATTCCATGGATTGCTTCATTTCGGCGCGCGATGGCGGCGTAATCTTGTGGTTGTCGGTTTTGACAGGACCACCGGGCATATCAGCCACGCACTGCTTGATGATTTTCAAGGACTCGCGCATTTCCGCGATACGAACCAGATAACGATCATAACAATCACCAGTTTTGCCGACCGGAATATTGAAATCCATCTTGTCATAAACATCGTATGGCTGGGCTTTACGGATATCCCAGGGAACCCCGCAAGCCCGAAGATTGGGTCCGCTAAAGCCCCAATCCATAGCCTCTTCGGCGCTTAAGCCCCCGATATCGACGGTACGTTGCTTGAAGATGCGGTTTTCGGTCAGCAACGTTTCGATGTCGTCAATCATTTGTGGAAATTCATCGCACCACTGATCAATGTCATCGGCAAGCCCGTCAGGCATGTCCCAGGCGACGCCGCCAGTGCGGAAATAGGCCATGTGCATACGGGCACCGGACACCCGCTCACAGAATTCCATGA comes from Rhodospirillaceae bacterium and encodes:
- a CDS encoding NADH-quinone oxidoreductase subunit D; translated protein: MSEKQIKNYNLNFGPQHPSAHGVLRLVLELDGEVIERADPHVGLLHRGTEKLIEHKSYAQAMPYFDRLDYVSPQNQEHAFVLATEKLLGIEAAPRGQYIRVLFAEIGRELNHIFTVCAFAMDIGAMTPMLWGFEHREKLMEFCERVSGARMHMAYFRTGGVAWDMPDGLADDIDQWCDEFPQMIDDIETLLTENRIFKQRTVDIGGLSAEEAMDWGFSGPNLRACGVPWDIRKAQPYDVYDKMDFNIPVGKTGDCYDRYLVRIAEMRESLKIIKQCVADMPGGPVKTDNHKITPPSRAEMKQSMESLIHHFKLFTEGYHVPAGDTYTAVEAPKGEFGVYLVSDGSNKPYRCKIRAPGFAHLQALELVSKGHMLADVVANIGALDIVFGEIDR
- the nuoE gene encoding NADH-quinone oxidoreductase subunit NuoE gives rise to the protein MNTTVEQPANFEFSAGNKKKLKGIFAKYPDGREASAVMPLLDLAQRQHDGWLPRAAMDHVAELVGLAPMRVYEVATFYTMYNLAPIGEHHLQVCTNLPCWLRGSDDVMGTCKKKLGIEVGETTEDGKFSLSEMECLGACVNAPMMQINDDYYEDLDEASTAALLDTLHSGGTPTPGPQNSRKGCEPEGELTSLKDSKGKG